gacgtgatacggggtttttgtgttgtgtttgtctgtgtggtaattgtttgtgttttgcttcaccagacagttagagcacatctccggagctgtcgcggagggtcagcacaatccggagcaccactgcactaaccgtcacgaaatacttgtgtttgcactaagcaccagcacgactgcactcacccaggactggtgaccgtgtgttcctttttgttcgggactgtgccctgttttgttacccccgtgctttacacattggtgtgtatagccggggatttattagttgacggtcaccagacctggattataaataaaacaccatttttccactgtataccgttgtctgcctgttcactcctgcatcgcatcaccgctacacctgttccccttcactagccactttgccacacgtggtgtcagactaaggatcatggaccgcaacgcactggcggagctgctgcaggcgctggagagcagacgcgacgcagaggagagaaggagggaggagcgctacacggcgctcattgaacgggtagggctggccgtggCTGCAGCGACggcccctaccacaacaccgcggatgtcgcccccgaaggcacgggcgatgaagatgtcggcggaggatgacccggaggcgtatctGGTGgcgtttgagcggctggctaccgcggcggcttggccgcgggagtactgggccagccagttgggaccctgcctgatcggagaggctcaggcagcctaccaagccctgAGTGACCATAACGCCACAGATTACGACCTGGTCaaacaggctatcctccgccgtctgaatataactacggagacccaccgggcgcggtttagggagtacaggagagccccggagacacgccccagggtggttgcagagcggttgtgcgaccacatggtgcattggctgacccccgggaagaagaccgcccagcagatgggggaagccattgtggtagagcagttctgccatgtggtcggcgccgaaacccaggcgtggatacggcgccacaaccctgacaccctggaggaggcggtcaaattggcggaagactttgaagactccctgacttctgcccgggtcgggatcctgtcggcccctgcccttcggagcagccgacctctccctccctctcctccaacaccaccaccaccccctttGTTCCCAGGACCCAGACCTCCGAGAGcgccgaccccattgggcccccttgcctcccccccatggagaccaaggttggcccccagctggggtagaggtgctgcccctgccccgttgccataccagcagcgggacagatttctaccctatgccccctctgtccctcctatctgttttaggtgccaccagccgggacatctggccaggtcatgccccgctgccatggagtgtgacgtggccgcgtgcaattgggcacctgaaactggtaagcagggggaaaatggtcgggaggggccttgtttgattaatgttgttttagggaatgtgaaaacccacgcattagtggacacagggtgtgagcaaaccttgattaggacagctctcctgggcggtgtgtcgtggcggccacgaggtcaggtggccatctcctgtatccatggagacacggcggcataccccaccttaaaagtatatttatcggtaggaccgataaaacgtcaccttgtagtcggggtggcggaaaggttgccacacccagttattctgggccgagactggccaaaattcaaagaattgatgcaaataatggcagtctcagccacacacgtaaacgtggcagaaaaaaaaaaggaacggattggtgatgtgtttccttttcacactgaaatgttttcccctcttttccgtcctagaaaaacgaataaggagagacggaccgcaaaatgggagggagcgttgttgagacaaggctggggtctggtgggagagtgctgcaatggtaataaacgccagtcgaagggagtgggaacgcagtgtgaccgagagagcgaggttactggaccgactagagcagaggttattccagcccctctcaatgtaccggacccgtggtactcaagcgcggacctagtgtggggccaacataacgacccgtcactggtgcacgcttggggacaggtccggtccattgaaggtaaggatgttgaaggcgctggggcgctagtatatccacacttcagtatcaaggggcaattactgtatagggtaaacctagccgcgggcacaggacagcctgtatcacaattattggttcccccgtcttgtcggctggaggtcatgaggctggcgcatgatatcccttttgcggggcacctcggagccgagaagacgagggaacggatattggctcgattctattgggtaggtcttcatactgatgtgtcgaaatatgtagccacatgcccagactgccagcgagtagcgccgggtcgagtgcgccccgcccctttggtcccactgccgattatttccactcctttcgagcgcattgcaatggacatagtcggccctttgctaccttctgactccgggtatacgcacattttagtagtggtggattatgcaacgcgatacccggaggcagttccattgaggtccactagtgccgctgcaatagccaccgagttagcacagattatggctagagtagggatccccaaggagattttgaccgatcacggaactaattttttgtccaatacgttacagcaggtgtacaaaatattaaaaatacgtcccatcaggacgtccgtttatcatccacaatcggacggtctggtggaacgttttaatcagaccttaaagtcgatgctgaggcgatttgtaacacaagagcaaaaacattgggcatcacttctcccctacctcctttttgcagtgagagaagtgccgcagagttcaacggggttctccccctttgagctcctgtacggccggcagcctcgcggcattctcgacctgctgagagaggggtgggaggagcacaaaggctcgtctaaaaatgtagtgaagtatgtgctcctactcagagatcgcctggatttggtcggtcgtttggcccgagacaacctcagatcggctcagcaccgacaagagcagcattacaacaaaaatgcacggattcgaacctttcgaccaggggacaaggtaatgctgctacttccctcatcagagtcaaaactgtgtgctaaatggcaggggccgtatgaggtgattcgggctatagggaaagtaaattatgaaattagacagcccgatcgccggaatgaacgtgaaatttaccatgttaatttgttgaagccctggcaggcaagggaggtcttatttatagccccaggcaatatggaggatgatttaggtccctgtccagagaccccgagcacaagagcgatttcaatgggggaacaattagttccggatcagcaacgagagctgcgtaagcttattgaggagttcagcgatgttttttctgatgtgcccggcaggacaaacttagttgaatatgacattatctctcctccaggtgtcacagtgcgagagagaccgtaccggatcccggaaagtcgacgaagtggcgttcgcaaagaggtatgggatatgctcgagcttggagtgattgaaccttccaggagcgagtggtgcagtcctattgtaatagtggctaagaaggacggcaccaaccgcttctgcgtagatttcaggaaggtaaatgctattgctaagttcgatgcgtatcccatgcctcgggtcgacgaacttttagacagactgggaaaagcgaggtttatttccactctggacctgacgaagggatactggcaaatccctttaacccgcagctccagagagaaaaccgcattttcaacaccagaggggctgttccactttaaaaccatgccatttgggctacatggtgcgcccgctgcctttcagagactgatggaccaggttttacgcccacatcatgaatatgcagcagcgtatattgatgacgtggtgatttacagctccacctggcgagagcatttggctagggttgcagccgttcttcagtctctaagggcagcccggctgacagctaacttaaggaaatgtgcgtttgccaagacagagactcaatatttgggatttttaatgggaaatggaagggtgagacctgtggtcaccaaaatccaggctttggttgatgcagcgatccccaaaaccaagactcaggtgaggtcactactgggcttagccggttattaccgccgcttcatccccgagtacgccacagtggttaacccgttagtcgacctcaccaaaaagagtgctccaaatttgattaaatggtcagctgagtgtcagggggcgtttgatatgattaagcgtaaactttgccaggcccccacccttattaccccagatttcaccaagagattcatcctccacaccgacgcctcggatgtaggtttgggtgcagtcttgtcccaaaaagtagctggagtagaacacccgatattgtacataagcaaaaaaatgttacctcgggaacgtaactactccgtagtcgaaaaagagtgtttagccattaaatgggctactcactctttacgatactacctgctgggacactcatttgatcttgtcacagaccacgcccccctcaagtggttaagcacaatgaaggacagcaatgcccggataactcggtggtatctggcgttgcagcccttcatgtaccacatggtacaccgtgcggggaaagaccaccaaaatgcggattatttttcccgggaggggggagtaatgggaaaggtagatttagccgagtgttccttcggctccactctgagcggtgggatatgtgacagaaatacagtgagttctggtgataaatcttcctcccgacctgtgagggcgctaaagaacgggaggagaagtatctggaagggctggcctgacagttcgtttccgggaccggaaagtgggtcagcctggaaggaagcgagactctgttgtaagaccgtattgatttgacaggtaaacgaggggcagctgcaagtaataaggcagctgcaaccgcttacctagatatcatgcgggattacatataggggccagggtaacgctgttcttttccttcgttttgggtaaagcgcgagagagagaaggactgagagaggagctctcaataaataaaaaagagacgtgatacggggtttttgtgttgtgtttgtctgtgtggtaattgtttgtgttttgcttcaccagacagttagagcacatctccggagctgtcgcggagggtcagcacaatccggagcaccactgcactaaccgtcacgaaatacttgtgtttgcactaagcaccagcacgactgcactcacccaggactggtgaccgtgtgttcctttttgttcgggactgtgccctgttttgttacccccgtgctttacacattggtgtgtatagccggggatttattagttgacggtcaccagacctggattataaataaaacaccatttttccactgtataccgttgtctgcctgttcactcctgcatcgcatcaccgctacacctgttccccttcactagccactttgccacaacctcttagaaaacaatgtcaaactaaggtaaaattgttattctccttcttcttcctcctccgtctactttttaagcgactattcaaacagaaaagctaaataactggacatctaccaatcatgtgattccacatgttggtcaacatcaaaacataccagggaatgcaagcagtttgatatccacaccatttatattaaactaattatttatgttttaaaacagcacatatcgcaggaaaaaaaaaatacagtggtttgAACTCGCAAAATGACGTTCTTGatgagcacacgaccttagccctctgcgccactgcgcagttgttgaaatgagtttgtttattaagcttacatccaagcgtGACCAGCTTCGCTTTCCCGTGAAAATttttagtttcctgtttgtttggtagataccatagaatggaattgcacacaagagtggcatgtagcttccttgtctaaatccacagcaattgacatttatatacctatataaaaagtacaagtttcatgtaaaaaataaataaataaataaataaaataaaaaagatatatatatatatattgcaagttgcctaaaattaagtGCAACAaagaggttgaaacatttagctaccaaacaacacacacacacaagcactcacacatacacgaacacacgcacacacacactctcacgcacgcacacaaacacgcgcacacacacatgcacacatgcacataaacgctcgcacacacactcacacacacacaatcaagtcCTTTCGTACATATAATATAATGTGAACATGAgcagattcaaataaaaacactttcactCTAGGATTCatttggtctgtgtgtgtttaatatgcAACCGCTCTGCACTAGAAATAGCCGTCATGGTCACTGGACCATACTGtcaatttgtatgttttaaacacagcaaacaacagTTATTTTCGCAGCAGTAAATAGCTCATCTCCCCAAAACACATTTTAGGCTTACAATCCTTTGAATAATAACTGTGCATGAAATGTCCCGTGAACTATTTTGCATAAACCTGCCCAACCTAATTATAGGCGATGTCAATTCGCTACTGAGAAAAATTTAGAGTGGCTAGCTGCTAGTCAAGAAATGGATCAACAACATTACATGAGTGGCTCTACAAAAAGGAAATTGGAGAAGGAGGCCAAAGCAACTTCGCTTTTACAAAACATCACATCGATAAATAGGAGCCTACTGTGTCACTTGATGGAAGCCAAAAATAGAGTAGAGACTTTCAATGTGATAATCGACAGGTTACTGTCTTATCTCAATCACCGACTGGGTGCCTATAGGGAGCTGAACGATCGCTTTGAGGTTCTCTTTGAAAACGGCGTGTCTGACCTCAGTGACACACGCAAACGGCCAGCAGAGCTTGCTGCTGTTTACTCAAATAACCTTGGCCTCAACTTCGCTGATGGACTTATCCAGTTcaaattcttcattcaagaagagCCAAACAAATATCCTACACAACTGCTTCTAATTCTGCGGCAAACAGACTCCATTCAACATTTCCCAATGTGTTCATTGCAGACTTTTTCTGACCTTGCCCGTTACTAACTGTGAGGGGGAACGCACATTTTCATTGATGACAAGAGTGAAAAATGAGCTGAGATCAACAATATGTCAAAGGCGGCTTAATGCGTTATTGCTGATGGCGATCGAGTCGGAACTGTTAAAAATAATGGACTTTGAGGACATCATAACAGAGTTCACCAAGAGGAAATCGAGTAGGAAGGTGTTGGCCTAAAAGGTAAGGCAGTGGTACTTTTTCCTCATTTGCTGTTGATGCGCAACTATAAAAACAATATCTGAAACAACTTGAATGCAATGCACAATGGATGACTATTGTGGTGTGATTCATGTCTTAGAGTTTGGGTTGTGCAGGTTATATGCGTGAACTTGAGCTAACCCTATGAACATGCCTTGTTGCCATAATTTCTGTTATGAAATTAAAATTTCGCATTGAACACGTGCTCTTGAGTGGCATCGTGTTGTTTTATAGCTAACAGTGCACCGTCATCACTTTTGTGTGATATCGCTGCTTGTTGCAAACTCTGGGTTGGTGTGTAGACAGACAGTATGTTGTGTTTTCATGTGGTTACGTActctgtgtgagtgtttgtgattGTTGCAtttcgtgctgaggtgtgtgtgtgtgtgtgtgtgtgtgtgtgttgttattgtttagcagatgtagggccctatgaaatatgttattattttacatttttcctgATTTCCGTTTTAATCATTTCGGATTTCCCCATACAATTAAACACTAAAAACCCGATACATAATCAAAACAAGATGCCTAATATGTGGAAAAGTTACACAAGGAGGCAAGGGAGCTTCGTGAATGGGACGGTGGGTGGGTGACGGTGGGCCCCTTCAGAAGTTTGTGCCCAGGGCCCCGGATTTAATAAATCCGCCTCTGGTGATTGGTACTTCGACGGGAGACTGCCTGTCAATACcaggtactttaaacttttctttgaagttttgctttacaataacaaatagtagattaaactgcaaaaatgagttgatttacttttaatgtatCGATGCCAGCTCGATGCCCTCAttttaaataattcccacctcgctttGCTCGCCTTAAAAAAGATTCCCGGGTCACTGGGCTCAGCCAGCTACTCACTACTATTCTCTCCTAGCAAAACTTTTCATCTCTCATTCCATTACAGgcaagttataaatatatttatttcacgcctccacacgctgttttaattgcatttggatcattccagacaccacctgatacgcaagcacaaaaaaaacataaatgttcgtgaatggggggggggggtcagactgtcatgaaggggggatacGTGATATGAAACATACCGTTacagtaaacaatacatttacatttttaatgatggGGGGGGTGGGGTTCAGGACCCCAAGgacaccccccctctccccccttaCTGGATCCGTCCCTGCACCTGCAATGCATGGATTGTTTTGTTGGATTTGGtatgaaaacaaaagttgttaatcaTCCAAAACTATGTTGTGGAAAAAAACTAAGCTGAGAGCTTCGTTGGCTTGAAATAAAGTACAATTCATGAATTATATTGAAACTGTGGAGATTCTGGAAGACTTCAGGGACTAATTTTATGTCAGGCAGTAACATACAGTAAGTTCAAATATTTCTCACTAGTTACTGTGTTCGATTCTATTCTGACATTGCTAGGttatattgctgtaaaacaagacaattttaccagcaaagcattttgctaattttgcatttattatatgtctgcattattaatgtgccatatatttattgtgaatttgtgATAGTGTAATCTAGCACTGCAGAAGCGCAAATATTTGTTGATGGAAAATGTACAATTTTCAGTCGTTTTACTGCAACGGTGCCAATAAGCGCAGCTCGGACATTATcagatgttattcatttaaagtaCAATTACAGGCATTATGCTGCTTCTGTAATTAGAAGAAGACCCCAAACAGCTTTTATTTCCGTTTACAGTGTGCACAATTCTACAAACTGACACATGTGCTTTTAggaattaatatactgtatatgtattttatttagttccaatccatatattgtattaaaacaaaattatgaaaatactgttaataaaatagtcactacatgcattatattcggcCTGGGATATTTCAATttcagtgacattaaatttgactgtattatggctacctctgtcttcttttcatacatttgcactgtaaaaccacagacttgtgaaatgtttgtatgtaaatggcatgtgtgtatagtaaaaaaaaatacaaactgaaatgctctattcctaaacagcagtgttcatacgtcattaggtgtaactctggtgtttagtcatttggaactctaaatattTGTTAACCGtgatgtgtttaatctgtgccatttttgtttagattttaaacaccagccctgttataaacgtgtataaatgtttaaaaagtgttacaaatcataaacacgtgcAAGAGTTTATAAAACACCACAcagtgtttaaatcctaaacacatttcaaatcataaacccaatgatgtgttttaaaagtgtgacaagtgtttttcagtgtagcttttatacttgttctattatttcacaaacacaacattttaaacaaatgtatgaaGGTCAGACACCGGGTTTTGCTTATTACACACTCTTATCTTAGCCACTGTACTAtatgtgtttaaacatttttctgttttcttgaattatctgaagtagttttttctttatatcaGTTTCCCCTAGAAAATGTCTCCAAAACCATTACTTTGGTTTAAATCGACACATTACTTTGTATCTAGACTcagggccagcagtgtggagtagtggttagtgctctggactcttgaccacagggttgtgggttcaatcccaggtgcgggatactgctgttgtacccttgagcaaggtattttacctagattcagtataaacaactggataaaaaggtaattgtatgtgaacagAATGTgcataattgtgacaattgtaagtcagcctgaaacactggaaccatcatgcctttcaccatgaaacgacaaagaaaacaacaacataaatactACATGAAATGGATAGGACAGGATAAGGATCAACAAATGGCAGCCCACTCACAACAACTACAATAACACATCAGAaaccagagacacagacacaaccacaatttcagcaaactccagaccgatcacagcacattgaacaataccgtcgtgcaactgcccaagtgacatctccagaccgaacacagcacattgaacaataccgtcgtgcaactgcccaagtgacatctccagaccgaacatagcacattgaacaataccgtcgtgcaactgtccaagtgacatctccagaccgaacacagcacattgaacaataccgtcgtgcaactgtccaagtgagaTCTCCAGAGCGAACACAGCACACtgaacaataccgtcgtgcaactgtccaagtgacatctccagaccgaacacagcacattgaacaataccgtcgtgcaacgGTCCAAGTGagatctccagaccgaacacagcacactgAACAATACTGTCGTGCAACTGTCTGTAACACAAACCAGCAGAATCAGCATCGCAAAGTCagacaacaacagcagcaggaacaaCGTCATTGGGACCAACACCTACacagacaattattattattattattatttatttcttagcagacgcccttagccagggcgacttacaatcataagcaaatacatttcaagtatcacagtacaaataataattcaattaagagcaagataaatacaatgactttggttcacgcaagtacaagtgtgacaaaatacaattcagtaatacagcagataacagtgacagtgatagttacatcaggatatgactaaatacaaaatactatagattaaacacttggcagattacagtactctgaagaacaggattaaatgcagtaaaatagggggcagataagagcaagtaaagcacatttgaGGAAGgatgataagtgtcccaggggaaaaacagaggagttctacaggtgctgtctgaagaggtgagtcttaaggaggtgccggaatgtggtcagggactgggcagtcctgacatctgtaggaaggtcattccaccactgcagagcgagggtggagaaggagtgggctctggaggcagggcagcgtagaggaggtagagttagtcttctagtgcaggcggagcggagaggtcgagtgggggtgtagggagagatgagggtctggaggtagctgggtgcagtctggtcaaggcatctgtaggctagtataagagtcttgaactggatgcgagcggtgatcgggagccagtgg
The sequence above is a segment of the Acipenser ruthenus chromosome 7, fAciRut3.2 maternal haplotype, whole genome shotgun sequence genome. Coding sequences within it:
- the LOC131737491 gene encoding zinc finger protein 446-like, translating into MDRNALAELLQALESRRDAEERRREERYTALIERVGLAVAAATAPTTTPRMSPPKARAMKMSAEDDPEAYLVAFERLATAAAWPREYWASQLGPCLIGEAQAAYQALSDHNATDYDLVKQAILRRLNITTETHRARFREYRRAPETRPRVVAERLCDHMVHWLTPGKKTAQQMGEAIVVEQFCHVVGAETQAWIRRHNPDTLEEAVKLAEDFEDSLTSARVGILSAPALRSSRPLPPSPPTPPPPPLFPGPRPPRAPTPLGPLASPPWRPRLAPSWGRGAAPAPLPYQQRDRFLPYAPSVPPICFRCHQPGHLARSCPAAMECDVAACNWAPETDS